One window of the Athene noctua chromosome 5, bAthNoc1.hap1.1, whole genome shotgun sequence genome contains the following:
- the STX6 gene encoding syntaxin-6 isoform X1, whose translation MSMEDPFFVVKGEVQKAVNTAQGLFQRWTELLQDPSIATREEIDWTTNELRNNLRSIEWDLEDLDETISIVEANPRKFNLDATELGVRKAFITSTRQVVREMKDQMSNSSMQALAERKNRQVLLGESGSQSWSTGPDKYSRLDRELHLANSHFIEEQQAQQQLIVEQQDEQLELVSGSIGVLKNMSQRIGGELEEQAVMLDDFSHELDSTQSRLDNVMKKLAKVSHMTSDRRQWCAIIVLFVILLVVLILFFVL comes from the exons ATGTCGATGGAGGACCCCTTCTTCGTGGTGAAGGG ggaggtgcaGAAGGCTGTGAACACCGCCCAAGGGCTCTTCCAGAGGTGGACAGAGCTCTTGCAAGATCCCTCCATTGCCACAAGAGAAGAAATTGACTGGACCACTAATGAGCTCAGGAACAACCTGCGGAGCATCGAGTGGGACCTGGAAGACTTGGATGAAACAATTA GCATCGTTGAGGCAAACCCACGGAAATTCAACCTCGATGCGACGGAGCTGGGTGTCAGGAAAGCCTTCATCACGAGCACGCGGCAGGTGGTCAGG GAAATGAAGGATCAGATGTCTAACTCCTCCATGCAAGCACTGGCTGAAAGGAAGAACAGGCAG GTGCTCCTGGGAGAAAGCGGGAGTCAGAGTTGGAGCACTGGACCTGACAAATACAGCCGTCTGGACCGGGAGCTGCACTTAGCAAATTCACACTTCATCGAGGAGCAGCAAGCTCAACAACAG TTGATTGTGGAGCAGCAAGATGAGCAGTTGGAGCTGGTCTCTGGCAGCATTGGGGTGCTGAAGAACATGTCCCAGCGCATTGGCGGGGAGCTGGAGGAACAAGCAGT GATGCTGGATGACTTCTCCCACGAGTTAGACAGCACTCAGTCGCGGCTTGATAATGTCATGAAGAAGCTCGCCAAAGTGTCTCATATGACAAGCG atcGACGGCAGTGGTGTGCAATTATCGTCCTCTTCGTCATCTTGCTGGTGGTGCTCATCCTGTTTTTTGTCCTGTGA
- the STX6 gene encoding syntaxin-6 isoform X2, with protein sequence MKDQMSNSSMQALAERKNRQVLLGESGSQSWSTGPDKYSRLDRELHLANSHFIEEQQAQQQLIVEQQDEQLELVSGSIGVLKNMSQRIGGELEEQAVMLDDFSHELDSTQSRLDNVMKKLAKVSHMTSEIPGKKIRTQLSPFSSEDHGLAPPVSHLALGRGGGRLELPPLPVRRQPDLCSRSGAGQLGGGLTPALSPRAGRSWLQRSRAAGGRMRTRSIEPWGGRARGGGGIN encoded by the exons ATGAAGGATCAGATGTCTAACTCCTCCATGCAAGCACTGGCTGAAAGGAAGAACAGGCAG GTGCTCCTGGGAGAAAGCGGGAGTCAGAGTTGGAGCACTGGACCTGACAAATACAGCCGTCTGGACCGGGAGCTGCACTTAGCAAATTCACACTTCATCGAGGAGCAGCAAGCTCAACAACAG TTGATTGTGGAGCAGCAAGATGAGCAGTTGGAGCTGGTCTCTGGCAGCATTGGGGTGCTGAAGAACATGTCCCAGCGCATTGGCGGGGAGCTGGAGGAACAAGCAGT GATGCTGGATGACTTCTCCCACGAGTTAGACAGCACTCAGTCGCGGCTTGATAATGTCATGAAGAAGCTCGCCAAAGTGTCTCATATGACAAGCG AGATCCCCGGCAAGAAGATCCGCACCCAGCTCTCGCCGTTCTCCTCTGAGGATCACGGCTTGGCCCCACCTGTGTCTCACCTGGCCTTGGGGAGAGGGGGTGGAAGACTGGAGCTGCCTCCTCTCCCAGTGCGGCGCCAACCTGACCTGTGCTCCAGGTCCGGAGCTGGGCAGCTTGGAGGGGGACTTACCCCTGCGCTTTCACCCCGTGCAGGTAGGAGCTGGTTGCAGCGGTCCCGAGCTGCTGGAGGTCGGATGCGGACACGAAGCATCGAGCCCTGGGGAGGacgggcccggggagggggaggaatTAATTAA